Below is a genomic region from Bradyrhizobium sp. 1(2017).
GTGACGCCGTTCAGTGGCCAGCGCGAGATCGCCTCATCGACATGACGCCCGATCTCCTCTTCCGCCATATCGGGGTAATGTTCGAGTGTCAGCGCGGCGATCTTCGCGCTGTCCTCGTCGGCCCGGCAGATGCCGGAGAAGCTCACGACTGCGCCGATGTCGGTCCGGCTCCCGGTCAGGATCGCGATCTCGCGCGCGATGTCGAAATCGTCCTCCTGAATGCGGATGGTGACGGGACAGGCGGCGGCAGGGGAGGTCATGGTCATCCGCCGGTCATCGGCGGGAAGAACGCGATCTCGCGGGCGCCCGCGATCGCGGCGTCCGGCTTGACATGGGCGCGATCGATCGCGGCGCGGATCACCTTCGGCTTCTCGAAGGC
It encodes:
- a CDS encoding molybdenum cofactor biosynthesis protein MoaE, which encodes MTSPAAACPVTIRIQEDDFDIAREIAILTGSRTDIGAVVSFSGICRADEDSAKIAALTLEHYPDMAEEEIGRHVDEAISRWPLNGVTVIHRVGRFMPGQNIVLVLTASQHRQAAFQAAEFLMDYLKTSAPFWKKEESEAGTGWVEAQARDDEAAARWTRS